A stretch of DNA from Anaerobacillus isosaccharinicus:
AAACACCCTGCTAGTGGATTAACTTGATGCTCTTGAAATAACTTCATTGTTTCTTGTTGCAGCTTTTGTTGTGTTTTTTGATCTTTCGCACTATATTTCTCTTTTAATTTCGCCATTTCAGGTTGTAATGCCTGCATCGCTTTTGAACTTTTCGTTTGTTTAATCATTAACGGTAATAGAACAATACGGATAATAATTGTAACAAAAATAATCGATAATCCATAACTTTCATTAAAAAAAGTAGCAACTTCTATAATGAACCAGGATAATGGATAAACAAAATAACTCTCCCAAATACCCTCTTTATTCTCTGCAGTGATAGGAACCTCAAGATTTCCACACCCTACTGCTAGTAGAACAAAAACCAGTAGCATTGCTAATAACCATAACTTTTTCTTCACCAATACTTCCTCCCTGCACTCCAACGAATTTCTGTATAATAAAAATAGACACAGTAATACCTCTAACTTTAAAGATAACGCATATTATAGTAATAATACAAGCCTAGTTAAGTTTATTATGACTGTTACTACTTAAGTCTTCTTTTTTCTCCGGAACTAAATCAATGCCCCCTGGATGAAAGGGATGACATTTTAATAAACGTTTCACAGTTAACCAACTTCCTTTTATAGGGCCATAGCTTTTGATTGCTTCTAAACCATAATGAGAGCAAGTTGGATAAAAACGGCAAGTTGGAGGTGTAAATCTTGAAATATACCTTTGATAAAAGAGAATAATCCCAATTAACATACCTTTAATATACTTCAAAATTTACTCACCTTTCTTTTTAAAAGCAAAGCTACGATAAAAAACGTGAGAAATGCTTTTTTTCATTTCATGAAAGTCCATTTCAACACAAGGTTTCCTAGCAATAAGAAGATAATCATAGGATTGTTTCAGCTCATCACTAAGTTGAAAAACAGCTTCTCTCATTAACCTCTTTATACGATTTCGTACAACTGCATTCCCAAGCTTTTTACTAACGGATACACCTAACCTTAAATGATTTTGCTCCTTTTTTTCAAGCATATATAGAACAAACTGCTTGTTAGCAACAGACTTCCCCTCTTTAAAGATCAGAGATATGTCATCATTTTTTTTAACACGATATTCCTTTTTCAACCATTAC
This window harbors:
- the spoIIIJ gene encoding YidC family membrane integrase SpoIIIJ, encoding MKKKLWLLAMLLVFVLLAVGCGNLEVPITAENKEGIWESYFVYPLSWFIIEVATFFNESYGLSIIFVTIIIRIVLLPLMIKQTKSSKAMQALQPEMAKLKEKYSAKDQKTQQKLQQETMKLFQEHQVNPLAGCLPIFVQMPILFAFYHAIIRTGEIKTHTFLWFDLGLPDPFYILPLVAGATTYIQQKMMMITDNPQMKALLYIMPVMIIAFAAFFPSALALYWVVGNIFMIVQTYFITGPNVGKANGDAKPGGAKK
- the yidD gene encoding membrane protein insertion efficiency factor YidD — protein: MKGMLIGIILFYQRYISRFTPPTCRFYPTCSHYGLEAIKSYGPIKGSWLTVKRLLKCHPFHPGGIDLVPEKKEDLSSNSHNKLN
- the rnpA gene encoding ribonuclease P protein component; translated protein: MKKEYRVKKNDDISLIFKEGKSVANKQFVLYMLEKKEQNHLRLGVSVSKKLGNAVVRNRIKRLMREAVFQLSDELKQSYDYLLIARKPCVEMDFHEMKKSISHVFYRSFAFKKKGE